Proteins encoded within one genomic window of Halalkalibacillus sediminis:
- a CDS encoding SRPBCC domain-containing protein, with translation MNENKVSSQMKHWVEGKDLVVERMFNAPRDLVFKAFTDPDHLANWWGPKGWETTIHRFELEPKGVWHYCMHCVDKEQVDFYGQKSCGKSVFHEIISPEKLTFTDTFADEEGNPTPGAPEMFITLTFEEKQDKTKLISRTQFSSEEELPKVMDMGMVQGLASHYEELENYLKQL, from the coding sequence ATGAATGAAAACAAAGTAAGTTCACAGATGAAGCATTGGGTGGAAGGGAAAGACTTAGTGGTTGAACGGATGTTCAATGCACCAAGGGATCTTGTGTTCAAGGCGTTCACCGACCCAGATCATTTGGCAAATTGGTGGGGCCCAAAAGGTTGGGAAACAACCATTCATCGTTTTGAGTTGGAGCCGAAAGGTGTATGGCATTATTGTATGCATTGTGTAGATAAGGAGCAAGTTGATTTTTACGGACAAAAATCTTGTGGAAAATCAGTATTTCACGAAATTATATCTCCTGAGAAATTGACTTTCACTGATACATTTGCTGATGAAGAAGGTAATCCCACACCGGGAGCTCCGGAAATGTTTATCACATTAACTTTTGAAGAAAAGCAAGATAAGACCAAACTTATTTCACGTACACAGTTCTCTTCTGAGGAAGAACTACCAAAAGTTATGGATATGGGTATGGTTCAAGGTTTAGCTTCACATTATGAAGAACTTGAAAATTATTTAAAGCAATTATAA
- a CDS encoding ArsR/SmtB family transcription factor translates to MEKILSALAEPNRVRIVQILKEEPLAVGEIADKLQLRQPQVSKHLKVLHDVGIVEVIPRANRRIYKLKPEPFKELDAWIDSFRSIWEDRLDRLDDYLHELQTEEANEE, encoded by the coding sequence ATGGAAAAAATATTAAGTGCTCTTGCAGAACCAAATCGAGTAAGAATTGTTCAAATACTTAAGGAAGAACCGCTTGCAGTAGGAGAAATTGCTGATAAACTCCAACTACGTCAACCTCAGGTTTCTAAACATTTAAAAGTATTACATGATGTTGGTATCGTTGAGGTGATACCAAGAGCTAACAGAAGAATTTACAAACTAAAACCTGAGCCATTCAAAGAGTTAGATGCTTGGATCGATTCCTTTCGATCAATTTGGGAGGATCGTCTAGACCGGTTGGATGATTATCTACATGAGTTACAGACCGAAGAAGCGAATGAGGAATAA
- a CDS encoding S8 family peptidase — translation MKKLLVLLSVLALLLVPFQTAFADEAETGEEKEYLVQFDGPAKKGLLKAFGVEDNDILHEFSLLPVYHLELTNGQAKGLKNHPQIKFVEENAEAEAFAQETPWGIPHVEGTEAQNNGYTGSGVDVAVLDSGIDSSHEDLNVAGGHSVFGDSPYNDENGHGTHVAGTVGALDNNLGVVGVAPQANLYAVKVLDGEGSGSYSGIAEGIEWSIQNGMDVINMSLGGSTSSSILEEYSNLAYDEGLLVVAAAGNSGNSWGWGDTVGYPAKYDSVIAVAAVDQNNNRASFSSHGPDVELSAPGVSVLSTVPGNSYDSLNGTSMASPHVAGVAAQVWEAKPGLSNVELRSLLQQTAEYLGNSDYYGYGLVQSYQAISQ, via the coding sequence GTGAAGAAGTTATTAGTATTGTTGAGTGTGCTGGCGTTACTTTTGGTACCTTTCCAAACTGCATTTGCTGATGAGGCGGAAACAGGTGAGGAAAAAGAGTACTTAGTTCAGTTTGATGGCCCTGCAAAAAAAGGGTTGCTTAAAGCTTTTGGTGTAGAGGATAATGACATACTGCACGAATTTAGTCTACTCCCTGTTTACCACCTAGAACTAACGAATGGACAAGCAAAGGGATTGAAAAATCATCCCCAAATAAAGTTTGTCGAAGAGAATGCTGAGGCTGAAGCCTTTGCTCAAGAAACTCCATGGGGAATTCCACATGTTGAAGGAACAGAAGCTCAAAATAATGGCTACACTGGTTCAGGAGTCGATGTAGCAGTACTAGATAGTGGCATTGACAGCTCTCATGAGGATTTAAATGTTGCTGGTGGGCATTCTGTTTTCGGAGATTCTCCATATAATGATGAGAACGGCCACGGGACCCATGTTGCGGGTACTGTTGGAGCATTAGATAACAACCTTGGAGTCGTTGGAGTCGCTCCACAAGCTAATCTTTATGCAGTCAAAGTTCTAGACGGAGAAGGAAGCGGTTCTTACTCTGGTATCGCTGAAGGTATTGAGTGGTCTATCCAAAATGGAATGGATGTTATTAACATGAGCCTTGGTGGATCTACAAGTTCATCTATTTTAGAAGAATATTCTAACCTTGCCTATGATGAAGGTCTATTAGTGGTAGCTGCTGCCGGTAATAGCGGTAACTCTTGGGGCTGGGGTGATACGGTTGGTTATCCAGCAAAATACGACTCTGTAATTGCTGTAGCAGCAGTAGATCAAAACAACAACCGTGCGTCATTCTCTAGTCATGGACCGGATGTTGAACTATCTGCACCCGGAGTAAGTGTTCTTAGCACTGTTCCAGGAAACAGCTACGATTCATTAAATGGTACCTCAATGGCTTCACCGCATGTAGCAGGTGTTGCAGCACAGGTATGGGAGGCTAAACCAGGTCTTTCAAACGTTGAACTGCGTTCACTTCTACAACAAACTGCCGAATATTTGGGTAACTCTGATTACTACGGTTATGGTTTAGTTCAATCCTATCAAGCGATAAGCCAATAA
- a CDS encoding ABC transporter ATP-binding protein, with protein MERETIIEVKDIVKSYKKRKSKEIVHAVKGVSFNVYKGEILGLLGPNGAGKTTTIKTICGLLKQNEGSVYINGQNVQDNRLKALRHISAVLEGNRNLYWRHTVQENMEYFAGNRGRGRKDAQEDIGKLLTQFRLLDKKNELVSSLSRGMQQKLAIAVAMLADSEVILLDEPTLGLDVETGYEVRELLKDIVRDQEKTIIISTHDMPVVQDLCERTVIINEGKVIADEKVSRLIDLFETRAYSIKLGEPLSELQQQAVKHTFPIYQIHDDQLDVTLEQEDDIYELMDILKKEKTRIEKIDRTTVDFEQVFMELVREEEPRHAASTSN; from the coding sequence GTGGAACGAGAGACGATCATTGAAGTGAAGGACATCGTGAAATCATATAAAAAGCGGAAATCAAAAGAGATTGTACATGCTGTCAAAGGTGTTAGTTTCAATGTTTACAAAGGTGAAATCCTAGGTTTACTTGGTCCGAATGGGGCAGGGAAGACAACGACGATCAAGACGATTTGTGGTTTGTTGAAACAAAACGAAGGTTCTGTTTACATAAACGGGCAAAATGTACAGGACAATCGATTGAAAGCTTTACGTCACATTAGTGCTGTATTGGAAGGAAACCGTAACCTCTATTGGAGACACACTGTGCAAGAAAACATGGAATATTTCGCAGGAAACCGCGGTCGAGGCAGAAAAGATGCACAAGAAGATATCGGGAAACTACTTACTCAATTCAGGTTGCTAGATAAAAAGAATGAGCTTGTCAGCAGTCTATCACGAGGTATGCAGCAGAAGTTAGCGATTGCTGTTGCCATGCTTGCAGATAGTGAAGTTATTTTACTCGATGAACCGACCCTTGGACTGGACGTCGAAACTGGTTACGAAGTGCGTGAATTATTAAAAGATATCGTCCGCGATCAGGAGAAGACGATCATCATAAGTACACATGATATGCCTGTCGTTCAGGACTTGTGTGAACGAACAGTCATTATCAACGAAGGAAAAGTAATTGCTGATGAAAAAGTCAGTCGTCTGATTGATTTATTTGAAACACGTGCTTACTCGATCAAGTTAGGCGAACCTCTCAGTGAACTACAACAACAAGCAGTCAAACACACTTTCCCTATCTATCAGATTCATGATGACCAGTTAGATGTAACCCTCGAACAAGAAGATGACATCTATGAACTGATGGACATTTTGAAAAAAGAGAAAACTCGAATCGAGAAGATCGACCGTACCACAGTCGATTTCGAGCAAGTATTTATGGAATTAGTGAGAGAGGAGGAACCACGACATGCAGCTAGTACATCTAATTAA
- a CDS encoding helix-turn-helix domain-containing protein encodes MNLDKFNSVLKQARLDAGMTQKELAEGICTQAQISKLENGDEFPSSITLHLISKKLGVDADYFFRQIESDRVDYIDEVKNIAKRFKREKDYQSLNELVTNQLKTPLVKESPEFYQYLLWNLGICEYYLNIDKVKALHLLIRSLNMRSIVINKEREAEILNSIAVILNEEGNYQFSLKVYERALEKFRRIPLVKDYTIEIRLLYGASKSSLSIGKVKKSLKFSELGIEVCKKYETLYLLGELYYQKARCLKRYGKEGAGDYFNKSIYTFLLEEKNEYAKIVEHAFVEYKYEQKNKK; translated from the coding sequence ATGAATTTAGATAAATTCAATAGTGTGCTTAAACAGGCTAGACTTGACGCGGGAATGACACAAAAGGAGTTAGCAGAAGGGATATGTACGCAGGCTCAAATCAGTAAACTAGAAAATGGAGATGAATTTCCTTCTAGTATTACTCTTCACTTGATCTCAAAAAAATTGGGAGTAGATGCCGATTATTTCTTCAGACAAATTGAATCGGACCGAGTGGACTACATTGATGAAGTTAAAAATATAGCAAAAAGGTTCAAAAGAGAAAAAGACTATCAGAGTTTGAATGAACTAGTTACAAATCAATTGAAAACTCCATTAGTAAAAGAGAGTCCAGAGTTTTATCAATATTTATTATGGAATTTGGGAATATGCGAGTATTATTTGAATATAGATAAAGTGAAAGCGTTACATTTATTAATCAGATCATTGAATATGAGGTCAATCGTTATAAATAAAGAAAGAGAAGCAGAAATACTTAATAGCATTGCAGTCATTTTAAACGAAGAGGGAAACTATCAATTTTCTTTAAAAGTATACGAAAGAGCGTTAGAAAAATTCCGGAGAATTCCGTTAGTGAAAGATTATACGATAGAAATAAGGTTATTATATGGGGCTTCCAAATCTTCGCTTAGTATTGGGAAAGTTAAAAAATCATTGAAGTTTAGCGAGTTAGGTATAGAGGTGTGTAAAAAATACGAAACACTATACTTATTAGGTGAGCTTTACTATCAAAAAGCAAGGTGCCTCAAAAGGTATGGAAAAGAAGGTGCCGGGGATTACTTTAATAAATCCATATATACTTTCCTATTAGAAGAGAAAAATGAATATGCAAAAATCGTGGAACATGCTTTTGTTGAATATAAATATGAGCAAAAAAACAAAAAGTAA
- a CDS encoding cell wall hydrolase, with amino-acid sequence MARVAYTEKDLDLIARMMRAEAEGEGRLGMLMVGNVIINRTKADCLDFEDVRSIRDVIFQVQGGNYSFEAVQKGNLFYRPAREADRRLARDVVKYWRQQPAMFALWYFNPYAECPPTWYGQPFTGRYKQHCYYEAIANTCESAYRF; translated from the coding sequence TTGGCAAGAGTAGCTTATACCGAAAAAGATCTCGATCTAATAGCAAGGATGATGAGAGCAGAAGCCGAGGGTGAAGGACGACTAGGGATGCTTATGGTCGGCAATGTTATTATAAATCGAACAAAAGCTGATTGTTTAGATTTTGAAGATGTAAGGTCCATACGAGATGTGATTTTCCAAGTCCAAGGAGGAAATTATTCTTTTGAAGCAGTCCAAAAAGGAAATTTATTTTATAGACCTGCAAGAGAAGCAGACCGAAGATTGGCACGCGATGTTGTAAAATATTGGAGACAACAACCTGCGATGTTTGCCCTTTGGTATTTTAATCCATATGCTGAATGTCCTCCTACATGGTATGGTCAACCATTTACAGGACGATATAAACAACATTGTTACTATGAAGCAATAGCTAATACATGCGAAAGCGCTTATAGATTTTAA
- a CDS encoding alpha/beta fold hydrolase encodes MLKNNIELSTKMGKFVLSFLVLLVMLFSLTSMTSEATLGEKREGAETEERFDDAGNPILNAEDGEDSTDASAHEQREINPSPPPNGNILSNYYEWISPGSPSTDNNYALRISDNGGVDINYDFRTSDDLTVDFYWRYHSGDELAYMFNDEDSESSGLRAFTNGVAGKGLYFRNVFGGWDVDLSHLNVQDGEWYNIRVVLDSSDKTYSVYIDGELKGQSYYNGEGFTTSQLFRVMGRASGTSTLIDYDRFVWTNDAIHPDVSDEINSNLLHYEIEEGTGDVLHNNQSLIVFIPGIMGTEIWNEDRSEKLWKPANSIVNAPRQVRELAVNEEGQSIARNLIIGDPIADYYGEMITSLEDMGNPVLVYGYDWRMNNELNARRLEEKINNELDELGLSRVSIVAHSMGGLIASKYTRENDEKVDKLITLGTPFLGSPKSLSITETGKLFYKGGVSGWLGNAVIKDAIKEVAPNISSIYQLFPTENYFGYNDGQYYVQVREESFQERRLVNLLTYGQTTAFLNHHRTGTGEDNWVNSAHFNSAENFHNSLDLLDTLQSVDSYFIIGDQVTTQGTFQYTYHENFRILRFSDLKPINGDGTVPVASANVGDNLPKERVYYTSTEHSELTTNELVIGQVMNILKGQADRLPGMRSDPIETKKLKVKIASPVDLHVYDQEGNHMGPVEEGVVQNEIYTGSYDIFGGTKIALLEDDVYDIQLLGTDYGKMTVTFQWYDERNKEYYTIRFDDVPVTPSSTFSSVTDLNNEVNLSLDSDGDGEVDEVIQPSVSLNGKASQDMDPPELHSLIDGKEGKNEWYTSDVQLQLVAEDDESGLYFMEYWQEDKEPNIYSEPLTFQDEGIHQTFARAHDKNLNYKTLENEIKIDQTPPEIVFGDIPEEIKVGEHFNVEVDAKDGVSGIDEVNISFNEEEVSNGEEINIKEAGKHVIDVVATDKAGNEIRQIIEFEAYIPAEVSFHPKTLNLKGKGNKNATIYIAFPEGYNVDDIEPESIVINGSVHPISDTKFGFVKNPISQEGKYMIKVELDQLSKTLNEGRIQEIKLEGKLRRGQLFKGQDKVKIVK; translated from the coding sequence ATGTTAAAGAATAATATTGAACTTAGTACAAAAATGGGTAAGTTCGTACTTTCGTTTTTAGTATTATTAGTAATGTTGTTTTCTTTAACATCCATGACAAGCGAAGCGACGCTAGGGGAAAAGAGAGAAGGCGCTGAGACAGAGGAAAGGTTTGATGATGCTGGCAATCCAATTTTGAATGCAGAGGATGGGGAAGATTCAACCGATGCTAGTGCACATGAACAAAGAGAAATCAATCCTTCACCACCTCCAAATGGCAACATTCTTTCTAATTATTATGAATGGATCTCACCAGGCTCACCGTCCACTGATAATAATTATGCCTTACGGATCTCGGATAACGGTGGAGTCGACATCAATTATGACTTCCGTACATCAGATGATCTCACAGTAGATTTTTATTGGCGTTATCACTCCGGCGATGAACTAGCTTATATGTTCAATGATGAAGACAGTGAAAGCTCTGGGTTACGGGCTTTCACCAATGGTGTTGCTGGAAAAGGGCTTTATTTTCGGAATGTTTTTGGTGGATGGGATGTCGATCTTTCTCATTTGAATGTCCAAGATGGAGAATGGTATAACATCCGAGTTGTTCTGGATTCCAGTGATAAAACTTATTCTGTCTATATTGATGGAGAATTGAAAGGCCAGAGTTACTACAATGGTGAGGGGTTTACGACTAGTCAACTTTTTCGAGTCATGGGGAGAGCTTCGGGTACCTCCACATTAATTGACTATGATCGTTTTGTGTGGACAAATGATGCCATTCATCCTGATGTATCAGATGAGATCAATTCGAATCTCTTACATTATGAGATCGAAGAGGGCACAGGCGATGTATTACACAATAATCAATCCTTGATCGTTTTCATTCCAGGAATAATGGGGACGGAAATTTGGAATGAAGATCGTTCTGAAAAACTGTGGAAACCAGCTAACAGTATTGTAAATGCACCGCGGCAAGTAAGGGAGCTTGCTGTTAATGAAGAGGGGCAATCTATCGCTAGAAATTTGATCATCGGAGATCCTATTGCTGATTATTATGGCGAGATGATCACCTCTCTCGAAGACATGGGTAACCCTGTGTTGGTGTATGGATATGATTGGAGAATGAATAACGAATTAAATGCAAGACGACTAGAAGAAAAGATTAATAATGAACTTGATGAATTGGGATTGAGTCGTGTTTCCATTGTGGCTCATAGTATGGGAGGCTTGATTGCATCAAAATACACCCGTGAGAATGATGAAAAAGTGGACAAGTTGATTACTTTAGGCACACCATTCCTAGGTTCACCTAAATCACTTTCAATTACAGAAACAGGGAAGTTATTTTATAAAGGTGGAGTTTCAGGCTGGCTAGGTAATGCTGTGATTAAAGATGCGATTAAAGAGGTTGCACCCAATATCTCGTCGATCTATCAACTGTTTCCTACTGAAAATTATTTTGGATATAATGATGGTCAATATTATGTTCAGGTACGGGAAGAAAGTTTTCAGGAAAGAAGGTTGGTCAATCTATTAACTTACGGTCAAACGACAGCATTTTTAAATCACCATCGCACGGGAACCGGCGAAGACAACTGGGTTAATTCAGCCCACTTCAACAGCGCGGAGAATTTTCATAATTCGTTGGATTTGTTAGACACATTGCAATCTGTAGATTCGTATTTCATCATTGGTGATCAGGTTACGACTCAAGGAACCTTTCAGTATACGTACCACGAAAACTTCCGCATTCTACGTTTTAGCGACCTGAAACCAATCAATGGTGATGGGACTGTTCCCGTGGCAAGCGCTAACGTTGGTGATAATCTGCCAAAAGAACGTGTTTATTACACGTCTACAGAGCATAGTGAGTTAACAACAAACGAATTAGTGATTGGACAAGTGATGAATATTTTGAAGGGTCAGGCAGATCGGCTACCAGGTATGCGCTCTGATCCTATTGAAACTAAGAAATTGAAAGTCAAAATAGCATCACCGGTCGATCTGCATGTCTATGATCAAGAGGGCAATCACATGGGGCCTGTTGAAGAAGGTGTCGTTCAAAATGAGATATATACAGGATCTTACGACATATTTGGAGGAACGAAAATCGCTTTATTGGAAGATGATGTGTACGATATTCAATTATTGGGCACTGATTATGGTAAAATGACAGTAACGTTTCAATGGTATGATGAACGGAACAAAGAATATTACACTATCAGATTTGATGATGTTCCTGTTACTCCTTCATCGACTTTCTCGTCCGTTACTGATTTGAACAATGAGGTGAATTTGTCGTTAGATTCGGATGGGGATGGAGAAGTGGATGAGGTGATCCAGCCTTCGGTTTCATTAAATGGAAAGGCGAGTCAGGATATGGACCCTCCTGAACTTCATAGTTTAATAGATGGTAAAGAAGGTAAGAATGAATGGTATACGTCGGATGTGCAATTACAACTAGTAGCTGAAGACGATGAATCAGGTTTGTATTTTATGGAGTATTGGCAAGAAGATAAGGAGCCTAATATCTACAGCGAACCTCTTACATTCCAGGATGAGGGAATTCATCAAACATTCGCTCGAGCACATGATAAGAACTTAAATTATAAAACGCTCGAAAATGAAATTAAAATTGATCAGACACCGCCTGAAATTGTTTTTGGTGATATTCCTGAGGAAATCAAGGTTGGAGAGCATTTCAACGTTGAAGTAGACGCTAAGGATGGTGTCTCAGGAATTGATGAAGTTAATATTTCCTTCAATGAGGAAGAGGTAAGTAATGGAGAAGAGATTAACATAAAGGAAGCAGGTAAACATGTAATAGACGTGGTTGCAACAGATAAAGCCGGAAATGAAATACGACAAATTATCGAATTTGAAGCTTATATTCCTGCTGAGGTTTCCTTCCATCCTAAAACATTGAACCTGAAAGGAAAAGGGAATAAAAATGCCACTATATATATAGCATTCCCTGAAGGATATAATGTTGATGACATTGAGCCTGAGAGCATTGTAATCAATGGATCTGTGCACCCTATATCTGATACAAAGTTCGGGTTTGTTAAAAACCCAATTTCCCAAGAAGGTAAATATATGATAAAAGTTGAACTGGATCAGTTATCGAAAACCTTGAATGAAGGACGAATTCAAGAGATAAAATTAGAAGGTAAATTAAGAAGAGGACAATTATTCAAAGGTCAAGATAAAGTAAAAATAGTGAAATAG
- a CDS encoding BCCT family transporter codes for MNGEKLIDYKIFVPALLFIIGISIPLALFETESLELLNSVFDYIVEVFSWGYLWYGVILVAAGLYFSFSKYGQVVLGDPGEKPRFSLFEYASILVAMGVGSTIMRTGMLQWTSVANDPPAGVEAGSAEALLWGNSYSMFLWGFQVFAIFVMIAPAMAYILHVKKRPLMRISEACRVLFGDKFTDGIGGKLLDILFLISILAGAAVTLGLGAPIITHNLSALLGMEVTFTMTIIVTVIWVFLFSLSAYLGIEKGIKRLSTWNMFIAGFFALFILVAGPGVFILNYFSDSVSFLLSNYLNMSLNTDSVHQGEASHVQSNTVFWFAYSATWAMLHSVFAAKISRGRTIKEMILTYFLAPTVISWMATGVLGGLGVHRYLTGDKAILDLVENEERMAAIPEILGTLPFGEISIAIFMVVALIFLTTTLDSTTYTVAAYTSTRDMSKHEPSKMLRIIVAGVITALALLLMRIGGLPPLEVISGLMGLPIIIIQFILIYAAKKMIDQDQAWKHNIRKD; via the coding sequence ATGAACGGAGAGAAACTAATTGATTATAAGATTTTCGTTCCCGCATTACTATTTATAATTGGAATTAGTATTCCTTTAGCACTTTTTGAGACTGAGTCCTTAGAATTACTTAATTCGGTCTTTGACTATATAGTCGAGGTGTTCAGTTGGGGTTACCTTTGGTATGGGGTAATTCTCGTCGCTGCAGGGTTGTATTTTTCTTTTTCAAAATATGGCCAAGTAGTACTAGGCGACCCAGGTGAAAAGCCTCGATTTTCATTGTTTGAATATGCATCGATTTTGGTTGCGATGGGTGTAGGTTCTACCATCATGCGTACAGGAATGTTGCAGTGGACTTCTGTTGCTAACGATCCACCAGCAGGTGTTGAAGCTGGATCTGCTGAAGCTCTACTATGGGGGAATTCCTATAGTATGTTTCTTTGGGGATTCCAAGTTTTTGCGATATTTGTGATGATCGCCCCGGCAATGGCGTATATTCTACACGTGAAAAAGCGACCATTAATGAGGATTTCTGAAGCTTGCCGGGTGCTATTTGGGGATAAGTTTACAGATGGCATAGGCGGAAAATTGCTGGACATCTTGTTCCTGATTAGTATCTTGGCAGGGGCTGCAGTTACATTAGGTCTTGGAGCACCGATTATCACACATAATTTATCTGCTTTATTAGGAATGGAAGTAACATTCACGATGACTATCATCGTTACAGTCATTTGGGTATTCCTTTTCTCACTTAGTGCTTATTTAGGAATCGAAAAAGGGATCAAACGACTGAGTACTTGGAATATGTTCATAGCTGGGTTTTTTGCGTTATTTATACTAGTAGCCGGTCCAGGCGTATTCATCTTGAACTATTTTTCAGATAGTGTATCTTTCCTTTTATCTAACTATCTGAATATGTCATTGAACACTGATTCCGTGCATCAAGGAGAAGCATCTCATGTGCAGAGTAATACCGTGTTCTGGTTTGCATACAGTGCAACATGGGCGATGCTACACAGTGTATTTGCTGCCAAAATTTCTAGAGGTAGAACGATTAAGGAGATGATTTTGACTTACTTCCTAGCTCCAACAGTTATTTCATGGATGGCGACTGGGGTCCTAGGTGGATTAGGTGTTCATCGCTATCTAACTGGCGATAAAGCTATTCTTGATTTAGTGGAAAATGAAGAGAGAATGGCGGCAATCCCAGAGATTCTTGGAACACTTCCTTTTGGAGAAATATCTATCGCTATATTTATGGTGGTCGCGCTTATTTTCTTAACGACTACCTTGGATTCGACGACTTATACAGTGGCTGCTTATACGAGTACTAGAGACATGAGTAAACATGAGCCATCTAAGATGCTACGAATCATTGTAGCTGGTGTCATCACGGCACTTGCTCTATTGTTGATGCGTATTGGAGGTTTACCACCGTTAGAGGTTATTTCAGGCTTGATGGGTCTACCGATCATCATCATCCAATTCATTCTGATATATGCAGCGAAGAAGATGATCGACCAGGACCAAGCATGGAAGCATAATATTAGGAAAGATTAA
- a CDS encoding S8 family peptidase: MKKLLVLLSLLVLLFVPFQTVFADEAKAGEEKEYLVQFDGPAKKGLLKSFGVKDSDVLHEFSLLPVFQLELTEGQAKGLKDHPQIKFVEENAEAEAFAQQTPWGIPHVEGIEAQNNGYTGSGVDVAILDTGIDSSHEDLNVAGGYSVFGDSPYNDGNGHGTHVAGTVGALDNNLGVIGVAPEADLYAVKVLDSNGSGSYSGIAQGIEWSIQNGMDIINMSLGGSSSSSILKQYSDLAYDEGILVVAAAGNSGNSWGWGDTVGYPAKYDSVIAVAAVDQNNNRASFSSHGSAVELSAPGVSVLSTVPGNSYDSFNGTSMASPHVAGVAAQVWEAKPSLSNVQLRSLLQQTAEYLGNSNYYGYGLVQSFQAISQ, encoded by the coding sequence GTGAAGAAGTTATTAGTTCTGTTGAGTTTGCTGGTTTTACTTTTCGTTCCGTTTCAAACTGTTTTCGCTGATGAGGCTAAAGCAGGAGAGGAAAAGGAGTATTTAGTACAGTTTGATGGTCCTGCAAAAAAAGGGCTGCTTAAATCTTTTGGGGTGAAGGATAGTGACGTACTACACGAATTTAGTCTACTCCCTGTATTCCAACTTGAATTAACAGAGGGACAAGCAAAAGGCTTGAAGGATCACCCACAAATAAAATTTGTCGAGGAGAATGCTGAGGCCGAAGCTTTTGCTCAACAAACCCCGTGGGGAATCCCTCACGTTGAAGGAATCGAAGCTCAAAATAACGGCTACACTGGTTCTGGCGTAGATGTGGCAATCCTCGACACAGGGATTGACAGCTCGCATGAAGACTTGAATGTTGCTGGAGGCTACTCTGTATTCGGAGATTCTCCATACAATGACGGCAACGGGCATGGTACACATGTAGCTGGAACTGTCGGAGCATTAGATAATAACCTAGGAGTTATTGGGGTCGCTCCAGAAGCTGATCTCTACGCTGTCAAAGTTCTAGACAGTAATGGTAGTGGTTCCTACTCTGGGATTGCTCAAGGTATTGAGTGGTCCATTCAAAATGGAATGGATATCATTAACATGAGCCTTGGTGGATCCTCAAGCTCATCTATTTTAAAACAGTATTCTGATCTTGCCTATGACGAAGGTATACTAGTGGTAGCTGCTGCCGGAAATAGCGGTAACTCATGGGGCTGGGGTGATACTGTTGGCTACCCAGCAAAATATGACTCTGTAATCGCTGTAGCAGCAGTAGATCAAAACAACAACCGTGCTTCATTCTCCAGCCATGGTTCAGCCGTTGAGCTTTCTGCACCTGGTGTAAGTGTTCTTAGCACCGTGCCAGGAAACAGCTACGATTCATTTAATGGTACTTCAATGGCTTCACCGCATGTAGCAGGAGTCGCTGCACAAGTATGGGAAGCAAAACCAAGTCTTTCAAATGTTCAACTACGCTCACTCTTACAACAAACTGCGGAATATTTGGGTAACTCTAACTACTACGGTTATGGTTTAGTTCAGTCGTTCCAAGCAATAAGTCAATAA